A region of Salinibacter sp. 10B DNA encodes the following proteins:
- a CDS encoding ABC transporter ATP-binding protein — protein METFSDLIRYLRIYRRYLGRRMYLIFALTVATAVAQVFGITLLLPLLRASQSGGDPEDMGWAEEVLHDLLTWMGIADSMVAILAFIAVTFVAKGTLQFAKGGYQGYLQAQLLRELKTKLFDAYTGMDYRYYIRQNAGHFINVINQQVNRFFQSFKSFIGFTSQTVNTVSYFTGAFFIAWRFALMAMGVGAVLLFLFKYLNAYVRRLSRKRSAEMSTLNKLLVQSLQAFKYIVSTGQTKHLREGVVDSVNRLTGYILRQRTAGAFTSALKEPVSVLLIVSLIAIQVAVFNDPIAPIFVALLLFHRGMQSMISLQSGWQRTMDKIGSVEMVDDEFEGVLANQERSGRQAVEVLHEGIELRNVCYAYNEEDGDVLRDINIDIPANTTVALVGESGAGKSTLVDLLTLMLKPRTGTVTIDGVPHDEVDLAFWRDQVGYVSQETVVFDDTVANNISLWQGDIEDDPALRERVVHAAERAHAHHFIRELPNGYQTVVGDRGVRLSGGQRQRLFVARELFKEPNLLLLDEATSDLDTASEQHIQQSIDALKGEVTVVIIAHRLSTVKNADRVYVLDEGCVVEAGTYDELRMREDGDFREMVEMQSL, from the coding sequence ATGGAGACGTTTAGTGATCTCATTCGATACCTGAGGATCTACCGCCGCTACCTCGGCCGGCGCATGTACCTGATCTTTGCGCTTACGGTGGCGACGGCCGTCGCCCAGGTGTTCGGCATCACACTGCTGCTCCCACTGCTTCGGGCATCGCAGTCCGGGGGGGACCCCGAGGACATGGGCTGGGCGGAGGAGGTCCTGCACGACCTGCTGACGTGGATGGGCATTGCCGACTCGATGGTGGCCATCCTGGCGTTTATCGCGGTGACGTTCGTGGCCAAAGGCACACTCCAGTTCGCCAAAGGGGGATACCAGGGCTACCTGCAGGCCCAGCTCCTGCGCGAGCTGAAGACGAAGTTGTTCGACGCGTACACCGGGATGGACTACCGGTACTACATCCGTCAGAACGCGGGGCACTTCATTAACGTCATCAACCAGCAGGTCAACCGGTTCTTCCAATCGTTCAAGAGCTTCATCGGCTTCACGAGTCAGACCGTTAACACCGTCAGCTACTTTACGGGCGCGTTTTTTATTGCGTGGCGATTTGCCCTCATGGCGATGGGAGTGGGGGCGGTGCTTCTATTTCTCTTCAAGTACTTAAATGCCTACGTGCGGCGGCTCTCACGGAAGCGCTCCGCAGAGATGAGCACGCTCAATAAGCTACTCGTTCAGTCTCTCCAGGCGTTCAAGTACATTGTGTCCACCGGACAGACGAAGCATCTGCGTGAGGGTGTGGTCGACAGCGTGAACCGGCTTACTGGATACATCTTGCGCCAGCGGACGGCGGGGGCCTTTACGAGTGCGTTGAAAGAACCAGTATCGGTTCTCCTGATTGTCTCGCTCATCGCCATTCAGGTGGCCGTCTTCAACGATCCTATCGCGCCGATCTTTGTGGCCCTGCTTCTTTTTCACCGCGGCATGCAGTCAATGATTTCACTGCAGAGTGGATGGCAGAGAACGATGGATAAAATTGGATCGGTGGAGATGGTGGACGACGAGTTTGAGGGCGTCCTCGCGAACCAGGAGAGGAGCGGTCGCCAGGCAGTAGAGGTCCTCCACGAGGGCATCGAGCTGCGGAACGTGTGCTACGCTTACAATGAGGAGGACGGCGACGTGCTGCGGGATATTAACATCGACATTCCAGCGAACACGACGGTGGCACTGGTGGGCGAATCCGGCGCCGGGAAGTCGACGCTCGTGGACCTGCTCACGCTCATGCTGAAGCCCCGCACGGGCACGGTCACGATCGACGGCGTGCCGCACGACGAGGTGGATCTCGCCTTCTGGCGGGACCAAGTCGGCTATGTCTCGCAGGAGACGGTCGTCTTTGACGATACGGTGGCCAACAACATCAGTCTCTGGCAGGGAGACATTGAAGACGATCCGGCCCTGCGGGAACGGGTGGTCCACGCCGCCGAACGGGCCCACGCACACCACTTCATCAGGGAGTTACCGAATGGGTATCAGACGGTGGTTGGAGACCGCGGCGTGCGCCTTTCCGGTGGGCAACGCCAACGCCTCTTTGTGGCTCGAGAGCTGTTTAAAGAGCCGAACCTGCTCCTTCTAGACGAGGCCACGAGTGACCTTGACACCGCCTCCGAGCAGCACATCCAGCAGAGTATTGATGCGCTGAAGGGCGAGGTGACAGTCGTGATTATCGCCCACCGGCTCTCAACGGTCAAGAATGCCGACCGGGTGTACGTGCTTGATGAAGGATGCGTCGTGGAAGCCGGAACGTACGACGAACTCCGGATGCGCGAGGATGGGGACTTTCGAGAGATGGTGGAGATGCAGTCGCTCTAG